Within Pseudomonas alloputida, the genomic segment GGTATCTGGCTGATCGGGCCGCGAAAACGTGGCAGCACTGCTTCGATGTCGGCGCGACCAACGGTCACGTCGCGGGTCTGCAGCACCTCACCCTCGGCATCGCCGGTGTTGGTAGTCTGCCCCATCTGCATGACGGTTTCGTAGCCCTTGTCGGAATCCAGCAAGTACTGCGAAAACTTGGTCGCTTCACCGAAGCACAGCGGCAACACGCCGGTCGCCAGCGGGTCGAGGCTACCGGTATGGCCGGCCTTTTCCGCATTCAGCAGCCAACGCACTTTCTGCAAGGCGGCATTGGACGTGAAGCCCAGCGGCTTGTCGAGCAGGATGATGCCGCTGACATTGCGGCGGATACGTTTGACCTGGGCCACCGCTTACTCCTTGGTGTCCGACTCGTCGGCATCCTTGTGCAGGCGGTCTTCGGCCACTGCACGCTCGATCAGCGCCGACAGGTGCACACCACGGCTGACACTTTCATCGAAATGGAAGTGCAGCTGCGGCACGCTGCGCAGTTGCATCGAACGCCCCAGGTGCAGACGCAGGAAGCTGGCGGCGCTATTCAATGCCTTGAGCGACTGCTGCACGGCATCCGGGGTTTCCTCGCCCATGACGGTGATGAACACCTTGGCATGGCCCAGGTCACGGCTCACGTCCACGGCGGTGATAGTCACCAGACCGACACGCGGATCCTTGACTTCGCGACGGATCAGCTCGGCCAGCTCGCGCTGCATCTGATCGCCAATACGTTGGGTACGGCTATATTCTTTGGCCATTCTTGCTACCTGTAACTTAAAGCGGCAAACGCCCGGACAGACGAATGCCTGACCGGGCGCTACCTGAAGAGGTACCGCAAGCCGCCCTGTAGCAGGCGCTTGCGGCTCGCTCGCCCTTAAAGGGTACGAGCCACCTGGACTTTCTCGAAGACTTCGATCTTGTCGCCGACCTTGACGTCGTTGTAGCTCTTGACGCCAATACCGCACTCCATGCCCGAACGGACTTCGGAAGCATCGTCCTTGAAGCGACGCAGCGATTCCAGCTCGCCTTCGAAGATCACAACGTCATCACGCAGTACGCGAATCGGACGGTTGCGGTACACGGTACCCTCGATGACCATACAGCCAGCGATGGCGCCGAACTTCGGCGAACGGAACACGTCACGTACTTCGGCGACACCCAGGATGTTCTCGCGAACATCGCTGCCGAGCATGCCGGTCAGGGCCTTCTTGACGTCTTCGATGATGTCGTAGATCACGTTGTAATAACGCATATCCAGACCTTCCTGCTCGACGATCTTGCGCGCACCGGCATCGGCACGCACGTTGAAGCCGAACAGTACTGCATTCGAAGCCAGCGCCAGGTTGGCATCGCTCTCGGTGATACCACCGACGCCACCACCAATCACGCGCACTTGCACTTCGTCGTTGCCCAGGCCGCCGAGCGAACCCTGCAGCGCTTCCAGAGAACCACGCACATCGGTCTTGAGAACGATGTTGAGGGTTTTCTTCTCTTCCTGACCCATGGTCTCGAAGATGTTTTCCAGCTTGCCGGCGTGAGCACGGGCCAGCTTGACCTCGCGATACTTGCCTTGACGGAACAGGGCAACTTCACGGGCTTTCTTCTCGTCGGCAACCACGGACAGCTCGTCACCGGCTTCCGGAGTACCGTCCAGGCCGAGGATTTCGACCGGGATCGACGGGCCAGCTTCCTTCACAGGCTTGCCGTTCTCGTCGAGCATGGCGCGAACGCGGCCATAGTTGGAACCGCACAGGACCATGTCGCCCTGACGCAGGGTACCGTCCTGAACCAGGATGGTCGCGACCGGGCCACGGCCCTTGTCCAGGCGCGATTCGACGACCACACCACGACCTGGCGCGGTTGGGGTAGCGGTCAGTTCGAGGATCTCGGCCTGCAGCAGAACGGCTTCGAGCAGCTCGTCGACACCGGTACCCATCTTCGCCGAAACCTTGACGAACGGCGTGTCACCACCCCAGTCCTCAGAGGTAACGCCTTCTACGGACAGCTCGTTACGGATGCGATCGAGGTCAGCACCTGGCTTGTCGATCTTGTTCACCGCAACGACCAGCGGAACACCGGCTGCCTTGGCATGCTGAACGGCTTCGCGGGTTTGTGGCATCACACCGTCGTCCGCCGCCACCACCAGGATGACAATGTCGGTCGCCTTGGCACCACGGGCACGCATCTGGGTAAACGCAGCGTGACCTGGGGTATCGAGGAAGGTGACCATGCCGCGGTCGGTTTCCACGTGGTAGGCACCGATGTGCTGGGTGATACCACCGGCTTCGCCAGCGGCAACCTTGGCACGACGGATGTAGTCGAGCAGCGAGGTCTTACCATGGTCAACGTGACCCATGACGGTAACCACCGGCGCACGCGACTCGGTCTGGCCTTCGAACTTCAGCGATTCGGCCAGGGAGTCTTCCAGGGCGGTATCGCTGACCAGCGTGACCTTGTGGCCCAGCTCTTCGGCGATCAGCTGAGCGGTTTCCTGGTCGAGCACCTGGTTGATGGTAACCGGGGTCCCCATCTTGAACATGAACTTGACCACTTCAGCGCCCTTGACGGACATCTGGTTGGCCAGCTCGGAGACCGTGATGGTCTCGCCGATGGTCACGTCACGGATGACGGGGCCAGTCGGGTTCTGGAAGCCGTGCTGATTACGCTTTTTCAGCTTGCTCTTGCCACCACGACCACGACGAGCGCCATCGCTCTCTTCGTCGGTAGTGCGCGGAGCAGCACGCGGAGTCGGCGCCTTTTCCTTCTCCTTGACCTTGACCTTGATCGACACACGAGGCGCTTCGCCACGACGACGGTCGTCATCACGGGTACGGCTTTCGTTGCGACGGGTCTCGTCTTTCTTGCGCTCGGCAGCACGGGCTGCGGCGTCTTCAGAGGCCGGGGCGTCTGCGACTACCGGGGCCGGAGCAGCGACCGGAGCAGCGGCAGGAGCCGGCTCTGGCTTGGCAGCAGGCGCAGGGGCGGCGGCTGCGGAGCCGGCGGCCTGACGGCGAGCCTGCTCTTCGTTGCGCTGGCGAACTTCGGCCTCGACCTTGTCGCGAGCGGCATTTTCAGCCGCGCGGCGCTCATCCAGCTCACGCTTCTGCTCAGCCTGGATTTCTTCAGGGCTGCGCTGAACGAAAACTTTCTTCTTGCGTACTTCTACGCTGATGCTCTTGCTACCGGCGACACGCAGGGTGCTGGTGGTTTTGCGCTGCAAGGTAATCTTGCGCGGCTCTTCCGCCTTGCTCTTGTGGCTGCTTTTCAAATGAGTCAGCAAGGTCTGCTTCTCATTGTCGGTCACTACCTGACCGGCGTCGGTGTGCGGCAGACCTGCCTCACGCATCTGCTGCAGCAGGCGCTCTACCGGTGCCTCGACCTCTTGGGCCAGTTCTTTCACCGTGACTTGCGTCATGCACTTCTCTCCTCAGGCCGCGCCTAATTACTCGAACCAGTGGGCTCGGGCGGCCATGATCAACTTGCCGGCACGCTCTTCGTCGATGCCGTCGATGTCGAGCAGATCGTCGATCGACTGCTCGGCCAGGTCTTCGCGGTTAACCACGCCGCGCACCGCCAGTTCAGCCGCCAGGTCTTTGTCCATGCCCTCAAGGGAGAGCAGGTCTTCGGCCGGGTGGGCGTCTGCCAGTTTTTCTTCGGTAGCGATGGCCTTGGTCAACAAACGGTCCTTGGCTCGAGCGCGGAGCTCATTGACGATGTCTTCGTCAAAGCCATCGATGTTGAGCATTTCTTCCAACGGTACGTAGGCAATTTCTTCAAGGCTGGTGAAGCCTTCGTCGACCAGCACTTGGGCCAGCTCCTCGTCGACTTCCAGTTCCTCGATGAAATTGCGCAGGATGTCACCGGTTTCGGCCTGTTGCTTGGCCTGGATGTCCTTCTCGGTCATCACGTTCAGGGTCCAGCCGGTCAACTGACTGGCCAGGCGAACGTTCTGACCGCCACGGCCAATGGCCTGGGCCAGGTTGTCCTCGGCGACGGCGATGTCCATGGCATGGGCATCTTCATCAACGATGATCGCCGCGACTTCAGCCGGCGACATGGCGTTGATGACGAACTGCGCCGGGTTATCGTCCCAAAGGACGATATCCACACGCTCACCACCCAGCTCCCCGGATACGGCCTGGACGCGCGAACCACGCATGCCGATGCAGGCACCTTGCGGGTCGATACGCTTGTCCTTGGAGCGGACGGCAATCTTGGCTCGCGAACCCGGATCACGGGAAGCAGCCATGACTTCGATGAGGCCCTCGGCAATTTCCGGCACTTCAATGCGGAAAAGCTCGATCAGCATCTGCGGCGCGGTGCGCGACAGGATCAGCTGTGGGCCACGGTTTTCGGTGCGAATTTCCTTGAGCAGCGCACGCAGGCGCACACCAACACGGAAGGTTTCGCGCGGAATGATGTCTTCGCGAGCCAGCAAGGCCTCGGCGTTGTTGCCCAGGTCAACGATGACGTTGTCGCGGGTAACCTTTTTTACGGTACCGGAGATAATCTCGCCAACGCGCTCACGGTAGGCATCGACCACCTGGGCACGCTCGGCCTCACGGACCTTCTGCACGATGACCTGCTTGGCGGTCTGGGCGGCAATACGACCGAACTCGATGGACTCGATCTTCTCTTCGATCACGTCACCGACCTTGGCTTCAGGGTGGGTGTCCTTGATCTTGTCCAGCCAGGTCTCGATCGCCGGATCATCAAGATCGGCTTCGTCGACCACGGTCCAGCGACGGAAAGTCTCGTAGCTACCGGTGTGGCGGTTGATTTCCACACGTAGGTCGACTTCGTCTTCAAAACGTTTTTTGGTTGCAGTGGCCAGGGCCACTTCCAGCGCTTCGAAAATGACGCCGGGCGGTACACCTTTTTCGTTGGATACCGATTCAACAACCAGCAGTACTTCTTTGCTCATCGTACGCCTCGCCTTGCGCAAGCCATTGGGCCCGGATAGTCCGCCGGGCCCGGCACGTCTCAGTCAAAACTGGGAATAATATTGGCCTTGTCGATCGAGTCGATCGGTAACAGGAACTCCTGGTTGTCCACCTGGACCACCACATCCTGCTCCTCCACACCGCGGAGAAGGCCCTGGAAGTTACGACGACCCTCGAAGGGTGAGCGCAGCTTGATCTTCACTTGTTCGCCGGCATGCGAGGCAAACTGTTCCAGCGTGAACAGTGGGCGATCCATGCCTGGAGAAGACACCTCGAGGGTGTACTCACTGCTGATTGGATCTTCCACATCGAGGATTGCGCTGGCCTGACGGCTGACTGCTTCGCAGTCGTCCACCAGAATACCGCCTTCCTTGTCGATGTAGATGCGCAGTACCGAATGCTTACCCTGGGAAACGTATTCGATCCCCCAGCACTGATAGCCCAGACCCTCGACAACCGGGGCCAACAAGGCCTGCAACTGTTCTAGCTTGCTCGACACCTGAACCCCCTCGTGCATGCTGTGCAAATAAAAAATGGGCGAAGCGCCCATCCCTGAAAGCGCCGTAGGACAACGACGCCGAAACTGTTCGGTTAGCAAAAAGCCCCTGAAAAGGGGCTCCGCTGAAGCTGGTTGCGGGGGCTGGATTTGAACCAACGACCTTCGGGTTATGAGCCCGACGAGCTACCAAGCTGCTCCACCCCGCGACAAAGCTGGGGCAAAAGTATAAGACCGAACCCTGTTGAGGGTCAAATCCAAACATTCACCTACAAGAAAGCCCGCTAAAGCGGGCTCTCAAGCTTTAATTGGTACCGAGAAGGGGACTCGAACCCCTACACCCTATGGGCACAACCACCTCAAGGTTGCGTGTCTACCAATTCCACCACCTCGGCAATACTACTACTTGAAACCCGTTACTTCTGCTCTTGAGCCGGAGGAGGTACATCACCCGTATTATTGGTGGTTTCGCTCTTCTGCTGTTGGAGCACCGGTACATCATCATTAACTGCCGGTTTTTGCGGCTCTTTCACTTCTAGCACTGCTGGATCTGGAAGACCTGCTTGGCTAAGCTGGTGAGCTTGTTGCTTCGCGAAGTATCCTAACCCAAGTGCTGTCAAAAAGAAAGTGGCAGCGAGTATAGCAGTTAATTTACTTAGGAACGTTGCAGAGCCTTGGCTCCCGAACACGGTGTTTGAGGCCCCCGCGCCGAAAGATGCACCTGCTTCAGCACCTTTACCCTGTTGCAACAGAACCAGCACTACAAGCGACAGCGCTGCCAACAGATGAAAAACAACGATGACTGTTTCCAGCATTTGTTCAGTTTCCTGCGGCGCGACAAATTGCACCGAATTCGTCTGCGTTCAGGGAAGCCCCACCAATGAGACCCCCATCGATATCCGGCATGCCGAACAGTTCGGCCGCATTGGCCGCCTTCACGCTGCCGCCGTATAGCAACTGCACCTTCGCAGCCACTTCAGCATCTTCTGCCGCCAACTGGCCGCGGATGGCGGCGTGCACATCCTGGGCCTGCTGTGGCGTGGCCGTAAGGCCCGTACCGATGGCCCATACAGGCTCATAGGCAATTACTGCATCGGCAAAAGCCTTAACACCGAATGCTTCGATGATACTGCTTAGTTGACGCCCGACAACTTCGAGCGTCTTGCCAGCCTCGCGCTCCTCAAGGGTTTCCCCTATGCAAAGCACTGGCTTCAAGCCTTTGGCCTGGGCCGCTGCAAACTTGCGATTGAGCACTTCGTCGGTTTCACCAATAATCTGGCGACGCTCCGAATGGCCAATCAACACCAACTTGCAACCTGCTTCAACCAGCTGCTCGGGAGCAACTTCCCCGGTCAGCGCACCCTGTTCGGGTTGTACAGCAGAATTCTGTGCGCCGACAGTAATTTCTTTACCTGCCAGGCCATCAATCACCTGATTGATGAACAAGGCCGGTGGAAATACGGCGACTTCCACTCCGCTCGGCAAGGCGAGATTACTCAAGCCTTTGGTCAGCTCAGCGACGCTAGCGCGGGTACCGTGCATTTTCCAGTTACCAGCTACCATAGGGCGACGCATGCTTTACCTCGTCGGTCAAAGTGGGCGCAGATCTTACCCAACCAGATCTGCGCTGGCAAGCGCCTTCAGACACAAACTTCGCCGACCAGTTTGGCCAGCGCTTCAGCATGGGCCCGCACCTGGCTTTCGTCCTCGCCCTCAACCATGACCCGCACCAACGGCTCGGTACCGGACTTGCGCAACAGCACACGACCCCGCCCCGCCAGCGCTTCGGTAACCTTGGCACTGGCTTCCTTGACGGCGGGGTGCTCCAGCGGGTCGACCTTGCTGGCGCCAAAGCGCACATTGATCAGCACCTGCGGGCACTTGCGCAGGGCCTGACGGGCCTGGGCCAGGGTTTCGCCCCGGCGCTTGAGCGCCATCAGCACCTGCAGCGCGGCAATGATCGCGTCGCCGGTTGTGGTGTGGTTGCAGCACACGACGTGACCGGAGTTTTCACCGCCGACCAGCCATTCACGCTCCAACAGCTCGGCCATGACGTAACGGTCGCCGACCTTGGCTCGCACAAACGGGATGTCCAGGTCCTTGAGCGCCAGCTCCAGGCCCAGGTTACTCATCAGCGTACCGACCACCCCGCCTTGCAGCTTGCCATGTTCCTGCAGGTCGCGAGCAATGATGAACAGCAGCTCGTCACCGTCGACGATGGCGCCCGTGTGGTCGACCATCAGCACGCGATCGCCGTCACCGTCAAAGGCAATGCCGAGATCGGCATGTCCGACCAGTACAGCGGCCTGCAGCGATTCGATGTGTGTCGAGCCGCAACCTTCGTTGATGTTCAGGCCGTCCGGTTGCGCATGCAGCACGGTCACGTCGGCACCCAGCTCACGGAATACGCTGGGCGCAACCTTGTAGGTAGCACCATGGGCGCAGTCGACCACCAGCTTGAGGCCTTCGAAGCTGGTGCTGCTCGGCACACTGCTCTTGCAGAATTCGATGTAGCGGCCGGCGGCATCGTTGATACGCGAAACCTTGCCCAGCTTGCCCGACTCGACAACGGTCATCGGTTGGTCGAGCAGCTCTTCGATCATCAGCTCGACCTCGTCCGGCAGCTTGGTGCCCTGGCCCGAGAAGAACTTGATGCCGTTGTCATCGTGCGGGTTGTGCGAGGCACTGATGACGATGCCGGCTTCGGCGTGGAAGGTACGCGTGAGGTAAGCGATGGCCGGTGTCGGCATCGGCCCGAGCAGCATCACATCGGCACCTGCCGCGGACAGGCCGGCTTCGAGTGCGGACTCGAACATGTAGCCGGAGATACGCGTGTCCTTGCCCACCAGCACGCGGCAATGGCCTTGCTTGCGGAAGGCCATGCCGGCCGCCCAGCCAAGCTTCAGCATGAAGTCAGGCGTGATCGGGTATTCGCCGACGCGGCCACGAATGCCGTCGGTACCAAAGTATTTTCTGCTCATAGGGACTCCAATGCTCTTATTCGGCGTTTTGCACCGCAGCGATCATGCGTACCACATCAACGGTTTCGGCCACGTCATGTACCCGAAGGATGCTCGCCCCTTTGGTCATGGCCAACGCCGCCAGCGCAAGGCTGCCGTACAAGCGCTCGCCGACCGGACGTTCCAGCGTCAGGCCGATCATGCTCTTTCGTGAAACGCCCACCAGCAGTGGGCGCCCAAGGCGATAGAGCGCTTCCATGTGCTTGAACAGGCTCAGATTGTGCGCCAGTGTCTTGGCGAAACCGAAGCCCGGGTCAAGGATGATTCTGTCAGCATCAATGCCCGCTGCGGCGCAGGCGGCCATCCGCTGTTCAAGATAACGGGTGACGTCGGCGGTCACGTCCTGGTACTGCGGATCGTCCTGCATGTTGCCTGGCTCGCCACGCATGTGCATGAGGCACACCGGCAGACCGGTATCCGCCGCAGCGTCCAGGGCGCCATCGCGCTCCAGGGCCCGCACGTCGTTGATCAGCCCGGCCCCCAGGCGCGCGGCTTCACGCATGACAGCAGGCGTGGAGGTATCGACCGAAATGACCACGTCGAGGCGACTGTTGATGGCCTCGACCATTGGCGCCACACGCTCCAGCTCCTCGGTCACCGAGACTGCACGCGCACCCGGGCGCGTGGACTCGCCACCGATATCGATCAACGTTGCGCCGGCGGCAACCATCGCTTCGGCGTGGCGCAGGGCCTCGTCGCGCTGACTGAAGCGACCGCCATCGGAGAAGGAATCGGGGGTGATATTGAGAATACCCATGACATGGGTATGCGACAAATCAAGAACCCGGCTGCCGCAAGGCAACCGGGTAGGGTACTGCACTGAGCTCATAGATGCCCTTAGTGTTCAGCCGCTGGGCCGCCGATTGGCGATTCCGGACGCTCATCCTGGGCCGCAGGCGTGCCCGAGTGCTTGTCATCGTCCCAATCACGTGGCTCACGTGGTGTGCGCCCAGCCATGATGTCGTCAATCTGATCGGCATCGATGGTCTCGTACTTCATCAGCGCTTCGGTCATCGCCTCGAGCTTGTCGCGGTTGTCGATCAGCAACTGCTTGGCAGTGGCGTAGCACTGATCGATGATGCTGCGCACCTCGGAGTCGATCAATTTGGCAGTCTCGCCGGACACGCTGGCATGCTGGCTACCGGCACTGCGGCCGAGGAACACCTCGCCCTCTTCCTCTGCATACATCAGCGGGCCGAGCTTCTCGGACAGGCCCCATTTGGTCACCATGTTACGAGCGAGCTGGCTGGCGCGCATGATGTCGTTGGACGCGCCAGTGGTCACGCCATCGAAGCCCAAGGTCATCTCCTCGGCGATACGGCCGCCATACAGCGAGCAGATCTGGCTGATCAGCGCACGCTTGGAGAGGCTGTAGCGGTCTTCTTCCGGCAGGAACATGGTCACACCCAAGGCACGACCACGCGGGATGATCGAAACCTTGTAGACCGGGTCGTGCTCAGGCACCAGGCGACCGACAATGGCGTGGCCAGCCTCGTGATAGGCAGTGTTTCTCTTTTCCTTTTCGGACATGACCATGGTCTTGCGCTCGGCGCCCATCATGATCTTGTCCTTGGCCAGCTCGAACTCTTTCATTTCGACCAGGCGCTTGTTGGAACGCGCGGCAAACAGCGAAGCCTCGTTGACCAGGTTGGCCAGGTCGGCGCCGGAGAAGCCTGGGGTACCACGCGCGATGACCGCCGGGTTGACGTTCTCGCCAATCGGCACCTTGCGCATGTGCACCTTGAGGATCTGCTCGCGACCACGGATGTCCGGCAGGCCAACCACCACCTGGCGGTCGAAGCGGCCGGGGCGCAGCAGCGCAGGGTCGAGCACATCCGGACGGTTGGTGGCGGCGATGACGATGATGCCATCATTCATCTCGAAGCCGTCCATCTCCACCAGCAACTGGTTGAGGGTTTGCTCACGCTCGTCGTGACCGCCGCCCATGCCGGCGCCACGATGGCGACCAACGGCGTCGATTTCGTCGATGAAGATGATGCACGGGGCGTGCTTCTTGGCCTGCTCGAACATGTCGCGCACACGGCTGGCACCGACACCCACGAACATTTCCACGAAGTCCGAACCGGAAATGGTGAAGAACGGTACTTTCGCTTCGCCCGCGATGGCCTTGGCCAGCAGGGTCTTACCGGTACCGGGTGGGCCGACCATCAGCACACCGCGCGGGATACGGCCACCCAGGCGCTGGAACTTGCCCGGATCGCGCAGGAACTCGACCAGCTCGCCAACCTCTTCCTTGGCCTCGTCGCAGCCCGCAACGTCAGCCAGCGTGGTCTTGACCTGGTCTTCGGACAGCAGGCGCGCCTTGCTCTTGCCGAAGCTCATCGGCCCGCCCTTGCCGCCCGCGCCACCTTGCATCTGGCGCATGAAGAACATGAACACGGCAATGATCACCAGGATCGGGAAGCTCGCCACCAGCAACTGCGTCCAGATGCTCTGTTGCTCAGGCTGCTTGCCTTCGACGACCACGTGGTTGTCGACCAGATCGCCGATCAGGCCATTGTCGGTGATGGCCGGGCGCACAGTCTTGAAGTTGTCGCCATCGGTGCGCTTGCCAGTAATGATGTAGCCATCGACGGTCACACGCTCGACCTTGCCATCCTTGACCTGCTGGATGAAGTCGGAGTAGTTGAGGGTCTGCGGCTCGTTAGGGCTGGAGAAGTTGTTCATCACTGTCACCAGGACAGCTGCGATGATCAACCACAGGATCAGATTCTTTGCCATGTCGTTCAATTAGCTACCCTCTGAGGCCGGCGCACGACGCAGCCGTGCCTCGCATGATATTCATCGCCCTAACTTACTACATTACCTACGCAGCCGCAGGCACCGTCTGTAACCCTTTGTGAAAGCTAGACTACACGAAGTTCGGACGATCCTGACGCAGTGGCCGATTGGAATTAACTATCGACCACCCCGCTTCACACCTTTCATTACCCTTTGAAGCCCCTGCCCAACAGGTATTGCTCCCGGGAACGGTCCCGTGACGACGACGGCTTGCGCATTTGCACCTTGTCGAACTTGCTGCGCACGTCCTTCAGGTACACGTCAAAACCTTCGCCCTGGAAAATCTTGATCAGGAAGTCGCCCCCGGGCTTGAGTACGCGGGTCGCCAGATCAAGGGCCAGCTCGCAGAGGAACATGGCACGCGGAATGTCCACCGCGGGCGTACCACTCATATTGGGGGCCATGTCGGAAATCACAAGGTCTACATGCGAATCGCCCACCGCTTCGAGAATGCGCTGCAGCACTTC encodes:
- the rbfA gene encoding 30S ribosome-binding factor RbfA, producing the protein MAKEYSRTQRIGDQMQRELAELIRREVKDPRVGLVTITAVDVSRDLGHAKVFITVMGEETPDAVQQSLKALNSAASFLRLHLGRSMQLRSVPQLHFHFDESVSRGVHLSALIERAVAEDRLHKDADESDTKE
- the infB gene encoding translation initiation factor IF-2 → MTQVTVKELAQEVEAPVERLLQQMREAGLPHTDAGQVVTDNEKQTLLTHLKSSHKSKAEEPRKITLQRKTTSTLRVAGSKSISVEVRKKKVFVQRSPEEIQAEQKRELDERRAAENAARDKVEAEVRQRNEEQARRQAAGSAAAAPAPAAKPEPAPAAAPVAAPAPVVADAPASEDAAARAAERKKDETRRNESRTRDDDRRRGEAPRVSIKVKVKEKEKAPTPRAAPRTTDEESDGARRGRGGKSKLKKRNQHGFQNPTGPVIRDVTIGETITVSELANQMSVKGAEVVKFMFKMGTPVTINQVLDQETAQLIAEELGHKVTLVSDTALEDSLAESLKFEGQTESRAPVVTVMGHVDHGKTSLLDYIRRAKVAAGEAGGITQHIGAYHVETDRGMVTFLDTPGHAAFTQMRARGAKATDIVILVVAADDGVMPQTREAVQHAKAAGVPLVVAVNKIDKPGADLDRIRNELSVEGVTSEDWGGDTPFVKVSAKMGTGVDELLEAVLLQAEILELTATPTAPGRGVVVESRLDKGRGPVATILVQDGTLRQGDMVLCGSNYGRVRAMLDENGKPVKEAGPSIPVEILGLDGTPEAGDELSVVADEKKAREVALFRQGKYREVKLARAHAGKLENIFETMGQEEKKTLNIVLKTDVRGSLEALQGSLGGLGNDEVQVRVIGGGVGGITESDANLALASNAVLFGFNVRADAGARKIVEQEGLDMRYYNVIYDIIEDVKKALTGMLGSDVRENILGVAEVRDVFRSPKFGAIAGCMVIEGTVYRNRPIRVLRDDVVIFEGELESLRRFKDDASEVRSGMECGIGVKSYNDVKVGDKIEVFEKVQVARTL
- the nusA gene encoding transcription termination factor NusA, coding for MSKEVLLVVESVSNEKGVPPGVIFEALEVALATATKKRFEDEVDLRVEINRHTGSYETFRRWTVVDEADLDDPAIETWLDKIKDTHPEAKVGDVIEEKIESIEFGRIAAQTAKQVIVQKVREAERAQVVDAYRERVGEIISGTVKKVTRDNVIVDLGNNAEALLAREDIIPRETFRVGVRLRALLKEIRTENRGPQLILSRTAPQMLIELFRIEVPEIAEGLIEVMAASRDPGSRAKIAVRSKDKRIDPQGACIGMRGSRVQAVSGELGGERVDIVLWDDNPAQFVINAMSPAEVAAIIVDEDAHAMDIAVAEDNLAQAIGRGGQNVRLASQLTGWTLNVMTEKDIQAKQQAETGDILRNFIEELEVDEELAQVLVDEGFTSLEEIAYVPLEEMLNIDGFDEDIVNELRARAKDRLLTKAIATEEKLADAHPAEDLLSLEGMDKDLAAELAVRGVVNREDLAEQSIDDLLDIDGIDEERAGKLIMAARAHWFE
- the rimP gene encoding ribosome maturation factor RimP, whose translation is MSSKLEQLQALLAPVVEGLGYQCWGIEYVSQGKHSVLRIYIDKEGGILVDDCEAVSRQASAILDVEDPISSEYTLEVSSPGMDRPLFTLEQFASHAGEQVKIKLRSPFEGRRNFQGLLRGVEEQDVVVQVDNQEFLLPIDSIDKANIIPSFD
- the secG gene encoding preprotein translocase subunit SecG, which encodes MLETVIVVFHLLAALSLVVLVLLQQGKGAEAGASFGAGASNTVFGSQGSATFLSKLTAILAATFFLTALGLGYFAKQQAHQLSQAGLPDPAVLEVKEPQKPAVNDDVPVLQQQKSETTNNTGDVPPPAQEQK
- the tpiA gene encoding triose-phosphate isomerase, with the protein product MRRPMVAGNWKMHGTRASVAELTKGLSNLALPSGVEVAVFPPALFINQVIDGLAGKEITVGAQNSAVQPEQGALTGEVAPEQLVEAGCKLVLIGHSERRQIIGETDEVLNRKFAAAQAKGLKPVLCIGETLEEREAGKTLEVVGRQLSSIIEAFGVKAFADAVIAYEPVWAIGTGLTATPQQAQDVHAAIRGQLAAEDAEVAAKVQLLYGGSVKAANAAELFGMPDIDGGLIGGASLNADEFGAICRAAGN
- the glmM gene encoding phosphoglucosamine mutase — protein: MSRKYFGTDGIRGRVGEYPITPDFMLKLGWAAGMAFRKQGHCRVLVGKDTRISGYMFESALEAGLSAAGADVMLLGPMPTPAIAYLTRTFHAEAGIVISASHNPHDDNGIKFFSGQGTKLPDEVELMIEELLDQPMTVVESGKLGKVSRINDAAGRYIEFCKSSVPSSTSFEGLKLVVDCAHGATYKVAPSVFRELGADVTVLHAQPDGLNINEGCGSTHIESLQAAVLVGHADLGIAFDGDGDRVLMVDHTGAIVDGDELLFIIARDLQEHGKLQGGVVGTLMSNLGLELALKDLDIPFVRAKVGDRYVMAELLEREWLVGGENSGHVVCCNHTTTGDAIIAALQVLMALKRRGETLAQARQALRKCPQVLINVRFGASKVDPLEHPAVKEASAKVTEALAGRGRVLLRKSGTEPLVRVMVEGEDESQVRAHAEALAKLVGEVCV
- the folP gene encoding dihydropteroate synthase, which codes for MSSVQYPTRLPCGSRVLDLSHTHVMGILNITPDSFSDGGRFSQRDEALRHAEAMVAAGATLIDIGGESTRPGARAVSVTEELERVAPMVEAINSRLDVVISVDTSTPAVMREAARLGAGLINDVRALERDGALDAAADTGLPVCLMHMRGEPGNMQDDPQYQDVTADVTRYLEQRMAACAAAGIDADRIILDPGFGFAKTLAHNLSLFKHMEALYRLGRPLLVGVSRKSMIGLTLERPVGERLYGSLALAALAMTKGASILRVHDVAETVDVVRMIAAVQNAE
- the ftsH gene encoding ATP-dependent zinc metalloprotease FtsH, with the translated sequence MAKNLILWLIIAAVLVTVMNNFSSPNEPQTLNYSDFIQQVKDGKVERVTVDGYIITGKRTDGDNFKTVRPAITDNGLIGDLVDNHVVVEGKQPEQQSIWTQLLVASFPILVIIAVFMFFMRQMQGGAGGKGGPMSFGKSKARLLSEDQVKTTLADVAGCDEAKEEVGELVEFLRDPGKFQRLGGRIPRGVLMVGPPGTGKTLLAKAIAGEAKVPFFTISGSDFVEMFVGVGASRVRDMFEQAKKHAPCIIFIDEIDAVGRHRGAGMGGGHDEREQTLNQLLVEMDGFEMNDGIIVIAATNRPDVLDPALLRPGRFDRQVVVGLPDIRGREQILKVHMRKVPIGENVNPAVIARGTPGFSGADLANLVNEASLFAARSNKRLVEMKEFELAKDKIMMGAERKTMVMSEKEKRNTAYHEAGHAIVGRLVPEHDPVYKVSIIPRGRALGVTMFLPEEDRYSLSKRALISQICSLYGGRIAEEMTLGFDGVTTGASNDIMRASQLARNMVTKWGLSEKLGPLMYAEEEGEVFLGRSAGSQHASVSGETAKLIDSEVRSIIDQCYATAKQLLIDNRDKLEAMTEALMKYETIDADQIDDIMAGRTPREPRDWDDDKHSGTPAAQDERPESPIGGPAAEH
- the rlmE gene encoding 23S rRNA (uridine(2552)-2'-O)-methyltransferase RlmE, translated to MVQRSKSSANWLREHFNDPFVKQAQKDGYRSRASYKLLEIQEKDRLIRPGMSVIDLGAAPGGWSQVTSRLIGGQGRLIASDILEMDSIADVTFIQGDFTHDEVLQRILEAVGDSHVDLVISDMAPNMSGTPAVDIPRAMFLCELALDLATRVLKPGGDFLIKIFQGEGFDVYLKDVRSKFDKVQMRKPSSSRDRSREQYLLGRGFKG